The genomic region GAAGAGGATGATGAGAATGATGATGACAATGAATCattcagaaatttttcaagaGAATTCTCTCCGGACTATTCTTTTGTCAGTGCATGCAATTCACCTATGGCAGCACAAGTGAGGGAACGAAGCTGCAGAAGTATGGATAGTAGTCAATCCTTCAATAAAGCTAATAGTTCATACTCTGAAAATCATGTTCATAAGCATCCTAAAAGGTCTATTTTAAgcttcaataaaatattcatctttAGTATTATTATGGTAATTCTGTACATAATAAGTACTGTATTATCTACTGGTGAAACAACTCAGGAGAAGAAtgtatcagaaattaatgaaacgaataCCATAAACTTAATGGCAGTAGAAAAGCTATTAGATGAATCAATGGAgattattcgaacaaagttTCATAACCAAAAGCTTAATATTTGGAATGATATAGCATCTGGAATATatgatgtaattatttatcctcAGAAACCTACAGTCATTACATTGTTTGGAAATGAAGTAGATACTTTGAATTGCTTGGCACAAATGGTTGCAGATTTGAGCAGCACAATTATAGGAACCAATGATTACTTTGTTTTAACACCAACAGATTTTCCAAATGATGTTGGGAGAACTATTAGTAAATTGAGAGCTAAGATTTCACAAAAACGAGTAGTAgtaaatactttaaatatttgttacaattgtaATATAGTTGTGTTAGATAGAATTATCATcaatatttctcattttagGTTATTCAGGATTTGCTGAATATCAACGCAGAAGCAATGAGAgcatttcataatttctgtGATAGACAAAATCCATTGATTAAAAAAGCTATTTATATAATGACAATGGTTGTTGATGGATATGAGCCATTCCAAAATGAATTAGTATTTGTTGAAAAGCAGATATCTAAACAATTATCAGGCAAAATAGATAAAGACGTTTTGGATCCTTTAGTAACTAGACTCACCGATGGAGTGATTGTACCTGTGTTTCCAGAGTCAACTATTACCTTAGATAAAAACGTTTGCATATCTACACTCACAAATAAAAgactgattttttaaataactattaaatgtGATCAAacgataattataacattatcaTAGCATTACAAACTACATACTAAATTAATGTACAAATGTTGTGCTTGAggtatatttatgtattaaatccggattaaa from Augochlora pura isolate Apur16 chromosome 5, APUR_v2.2.1, whole genome shotgun sequence harbors:
- the Torip gene encoding torsin interacting protein isoform X2, coding for MNDYSFDEQTEVRKPPTPRARESFRRHNMSGEKLTYHLNDSNNTPKINRTDEFNYTDEEDDENDDDNESFRNFSREFSPDYSFVSACNSPMAAQVRERSCRSMDSSQSFNKANSSYSENHVHKHPKRSILSFNKIFIFSIIMVILYIISTVLSTGETTQEKNVSEINETNTINLMAVEKLLDESMEIIRTKFHNQKLNIWNDIASGIYDVIQDLLNINAEAMRAFHNFCDRQNPLIKKAIYIMTMVVDGYEPFQNELVFVEKQISKQLSGKIDKDVLDPLVTRLTDGVIVPVFPESTITLDKNVCISTLTNKRLIF
- the Torip gene encoding torsin interacting protein isoform X1 — translated: MNDYSFDEQTEVRKPPTPRARESFRRHNMSGEKLTYHLNDSNNTPKINRTDEFNYTDEEDDENDDDNESFRNFSREFSPDYSFVSACNSPMAAQVRERSCRSMDSSQSFNKANSSYSENHVHKHPKRSILSFNKIFIFSIIMVILYIISTVLSTGETTQEKNVSEINETNTINLMAVEKLLDESMEIIRTKFHNQKLNIWNDIASGIYDVIIYPQKPTVITLFGNEVDTLNCLAQMVADLSSTIIGTNDYFVLTPTDFPNDVGRTISKLRAKISQKRVVVIQDLLNINAEAMRAFHNFCDRQNPLIKKAIYIMTMVVDGYEPFQNELVFVEKQISKQLSGKIDKDVLDPLVTRLTDGVIVPVFPESTITLDKNVCISTLTNKRLIF